From a single Fusobacterium pseudoperiodonticum genomic region:
- a CDS encoding FecCD family ABC transporter permease, giving the protein MKRCIKNYKSLSLLLFIVLILISTFSITIGSVSLKNLDVWKIIINKFFDYNFFNVTWEESSEIIVWTLRAPRIVTAILAGASLSLVGILMQALTKNPLASPYILGISSGASTGAVLVILIFSGSYIFVSIGAFILGTLTAFLVFYFANSNGFSSTKLVLVGAAISAIFSGLTSLIIAITPNERALRSALFWMSGSLAGSTWEYIPFLFISLIVAFILVYPKYDELNILVTGDENAISLGVNVKKIRFLIMITSTFLTGIVVANTGIIGFVGLVIPHITRGIVGGNHKKVIPIAIFLGAIFLVLTDTLTRTLMPSQEIPIGVITSLLGAPFFLSMLRGKSYRFGGE; this is encoded by the coding sequence ATGAAAAGATGTATTAAAAATTATAAAAGTTTATCTTTGCTATTATTTATCGTTTTAATTTTAATATCAACTTTTTCTATAACTATTGGATCCGTCTCTTTAAAGAATTTAGATGTATGGAAAATTATAATTAATAAATTTTTTGACTATAACTTTTTCAATGTAACTTGGGAAGAAAGTTCAGAAATTATAGTTTGGACATTAAGAGCTCCAAGAATTGTAACAGCAATCCTTGCTGGAGCCTCTCTATCTCTTGTCGGTATTCTTATGCAAGCTCTTACAAAGAATCCTCTAGCCAGTCCTTATATCTTAGGAATATCTTCTGGAGCTAGTACAGGGGCAGTCTTAGTTATACTTATATTTAGCGGTTCTTATATATTCGTTTCAATTGGTGCTTTTATCTTAGGGACATTAACTGCTTTTTTAGTTTTTTATTTTGCCAATTCAAATGGCTTTTCAAGTACAAAACTTGTCTTAGTAGGAGCGGCTATATCTGCAATATTTTCAGGATTGACTTCTTTAATTATAGCTATTACTCCCAATGAAAGAGCTCTAAGAAGTGCTTTATTCTGGATGTCTGGTAGTTTAGCAGGTTCAACATGGGAATATATACCATTTTTATTTATTTCCCTTATTGTTGCTTTTATTTTAGTTTACCCTAAATATGATGAACTTAATATACTGGTAACAGGGGATGAAAATGCTATTTCTCTTGGAGTTAATGTAAAAAAAATTAGATTTCTAATAATGATTACTTCAACATTCTTAACAGGTATTGTAGTTGCTAACACAGGTATTATAGGTTTTGTTGGATTAGTTATTCCTCATATTACTCGTGGAATTGTTGGAGGAAATCATAAAAAAGTTATTCCTATTGCTATTTTTTTAGGAGCTATCTTTTTAGTTCTTACAGATACTCTGACAAGAACACTAATGCCATCACAAGAAATACCAATAGGAGTTATAACTTCACTTTTAGGAGCTCCATTCTTTTTAAGTATGCTTAGAGGAAAGTCATACAGATTTGGAGGGGAGTAA
- the aroB gene encoding 3-dehydroquinate synthase yields the protein MKKIFNDIYVGSNIISKLNDYTKDFDKILVFSNETIADLYFEKFKSILIEKDKIFYFTIKDGEEYKNIESILSVYDFMLENNFSRKSLVISLGGGVICDMGGYISATYMRGIEFIQVPTSLLAQVDASVGGKVAINHPKCKNMIGSFKSPYRVLIDVEFLKTLAEREFKSGMGELLKHSFLTKDKKYLEYIENNVEKIKALDNEVLENIVEQSIRIKKYYVDIDPFEKGERAFLNLGHTYAHALESFFAYKAYTHGEAVAKGIIFDLELSLLRGQIDEAYLERARNIFNLFNIDTDLIYLDSDKFIPLMRKDKKNSFNKIITILLDNQGNLSKTEVKEDEIVKIIAKYKNDFLRASIDIGTNSCRLFIAEVKEIDNEIIFKKEIYKDLEIVKLGEDVNKNKFLKEEAIERALKCLKKYRELIDEYSIEEKNIICFATSATRDSSNRDYFIKKAQEDTKIKINCISGDEEAYINFKGVISSFDKNFKENILVFDIGGGSTEFTLGNMNGIEKKISLNIGSVRITEKFFLEDGIYNYSEENRNKAKEWIKENLEKLEEFKNESFILVGVAGTTTTQVSVREKMEIYDSEKIHLSDLTTKEISDNLDLFIKNIENNKNVKGLDAKRRDVIIGGTIILKEILEYFKKDSLIVSENDNLMGAILEGVNGNDRCSK from the coding sequence ATGAAGAAAATTTTTAATGATATTTATGTTGGTTCAAATATAATTTCAAAGTTAAATGATTATACAAAAGATTTTGATAAGATTTTAGTTTTTTCAAATGAAACAATAGCTGACTTATATTTTGAAAAGTTTAAGTCGATTTTAATAGAGAAAGATAAAATCTTTTATTTCACAATTAAAGATGGAGAAGAATATAAAAATATTGAAAGCATACTATCAGTTTACGATTTTATGCTTGAAAATAATTTTTCAAGAAAATCTTTAGTTATTAGTCTTGGTGGTGGAGTTATCTGTGATATGGGAGGCTATATATCAGCTACTTACATGAGAGGAATAGAGTTTATACAAGTTCCTACCTCACTTCTAGCACAAGTAGATGCAAGTGTTGGAGGAAAGGTTGCTATAAATCACCCTAAGTGTAAAAATATGATAGGAAGCTTTAAAAGTCCATATAGAGTACTTATAGATGTTGAATTTTTAAAGACTTTAGCAGAAAGAGAATTTAAGTCTGGAATGGGAGAGCTTTTAAAACATTCTTTTCTAACAAAAGATAAGAAATATTTAGAGTATATAGAAAATAATGTTGAAAAAATAAAAGCTTTGGATAATGAAGTCTTAGAAAATATTGTAGAGCAATCTATAAGAATAAAAAAATATTATGTGGATATAGATCCTTTTGAAAAAGGAGAAAGAGCCTTTTTAAACTTAGGTCATACTTATGCCCATGCCTTAGAAAGTTTCTTTGCATATAAGGCATATACTCATGGTGAAGCTGTTGCTAAGGGAATAATTTTTGATTTAGAACTTTCACTTTTAAGAGGACAAATTGATGAAGCCTACTTAGAAAGAGCTAGAAACATTTTCAATCTATTTAATATAGATACTGATTTAATCTACTTAGATAGTGATAAATTTATTCCTTTAATGAGAAAGGATAAAAAGAACTCTTTTAATAAAATTATAACTATTTTATTGGATAATCAAGGAAATTTATCTAAAACAGAAGTTAAAGAAGATGAAATTGTAAAGATTATAGCTAAGTACAAGAATGATTTTTTAAGAGCAAGCATTGATATAGGTACAAATTCTTGTAGATTATTTATAGCAGAAGTTAAAGAAATTGATAATGAGATTATTTTTAAAAAGGAAATTTATAAAGATTTGGAAATAGTTAAACTTGGAGAGGATGTAAATAAAAATAAATTCTTAAAAGAAGAAGCTATTGAAAGAGCTTTAAAATGTCTAAAAAAATATAGAGAACTTATAGATGAATATTCTATAGAAGAAAAAAATATTATTTGCTTTGCAACTTCTGCAACTAGAGATTCATCTAATAGAGATTATTTCATTAAAAAAGCTCAAGAGGATACTAAAATAAAAATCAATTGTATCAGTGGAGATGAAGAAGCATATATAAATTTTAAAGGAGTTATAAGCTCTTTTGATAAAAATTTTAAAGAAAATATTTTAGTTTTTGATATAGGTGGAGGTTCAACTGAATTTACACTTGGAAATATGAATGGTATAGAAAAGAAAATTAGTTTAAATATAGGTTCTGTTAGAATAACAGAAAAGTTTTTCTTAGAAGATGGAATATATAACTATTCAGAAGAAAATAGGAATAAAGCAAAAGAGTGGATAAAAGAAAATTTAGAAAAACTTGAAGAATTTAAAAACGAAAGTTTTATTCTAGTTGGAGTAGCAGGAACAACCACAACACAGGTGAGTGTTAGAGAGAAAATGGAAATATATGATAGTGAAAAAATACATCTTTCTGACTTGACAACTAAAGAAATTAGTGATAATTTAGATTTATTTATTAAAAATATAGAAAATAATAAGAATGTTAAAGGTTTAGATGCCAAAAGAAGAGATGTTATAATAGGAGGAACTATTATATTAAAAGAAATTCTAGAATATTTTAAAAAAGATTCTTTAATAGTTTCTGAAAATGATAATCTTATGGGAGCAATATTAGAAGGAGTAAATGGAAATGATAGATGTAGTAAGTAA
- a CDS encoding ABC transporter ATP-binding protein, whose product MIEVKNLSFSIENRKIIQDISIVVNKSQFVGIIGANGSGKSTLLKNVYRFFKYDSGDIKLKNIGLYDYSSKDLAKEMAVLAQKQNMNFDFSVEEIVEMGRYAYKNSIFEVEKNKNSEFVGNALNAVGMYNMKDRSFLSLSGGEMQRVLIARALAQNTEILILDEPTNHLDIKYQIQIMKLVKETKKTILAVIHDMNIASSYCNYIYALKDGKVYYQGPPEEIFTKEKIKNIFDVEADVLIHPKNKKPLIVF is encoded by the coding sequence ATGATAGAAGTTAAAAATTTAAGTTTTTCTATAGAAAATAGAAAAATCATACAAGATATATCTATTGTAGTAAATAAAAGTCAGTTTGTTGGAATTATTGGAGCTAATGGCTCTGGAAAAAGTACTCTTTTAAAAAATGTATATAGGTTTTTTAAATATGATTCAGGAGATATAAAACTTAAAAATATAGGGCTATATGATTACTCTTCAAAAGATTTAGCAAAAGAAATGGCAGTCTTAGCTCAGAAACAAAATATGAACTTTGATTTTTCTGTTGAAGAAATAGTTGAGATGGGAAGATATGCTTACAAAAATTCAATTTTTGAAGTAGAGAAAAATAAAAATTCTGAATTTGTAGGAAATGCTTTAAATGCTGTTGGAATGTATAATATGAAAGATAGGAGTTTTTTAAGTCTTTCAGGTGGTGAAATGCAAAGAGTCTTAATAGCAAGAGCTTTAGCACAAAACACAGAAATTTTAATATTAGATGAACCTACAAATCATCTTGATATAAAATATCAGATTCAAATTATGAAATTAGTAAAGGAGACCAAAAAAACTATTTTGGCAGTTATTCATGATATGAATATTGCAAGCTCTTATTGCAATTATATTTACGCTTTAAAAGACGGAAAAGTTTATTATCAAGGTCCTCCAGAAGAAATATTTACTAAAGAAAAAATTAAAAATATTTTTGATGTTGAAGCAGATGTGCTAATACATCCTAAAAATAAAAAACCATTAATAGTTTTTTAA
- a CDS encoding ABC transporter substrate-binding protein, producing MKKILLVFLLLSSLCFAKVPKRAVSAAHFTTEILLSIGAEKQMVGTAYPDNPILPSLKEKYDKIPILSMKNPTKEQFYAVKPDFLTGWDSTVQDKNLGPIKELEKNGVQVYIMKSLHSSDINLVFEDILNYGKIFNLEDNAKKVVNKMKADLAAVQKKLPKNKVKVFTYDSGDKTPFVVGGDSIGNTIITLAGGDNIFKNIKKAWADGNWEKVLVENPDIILIIDYGDQSAESKIKFLKEKSPIKDLKAVKNNKFVVIELADITAGIRNVDAIKKLAKAFHNITIK from the coding sequence ATGAAAAAGATTTTATTAGTTTTTTTATTACTTAGTTCGTTATGTTTTGCAAAAGTACCAAAAAGAGCTGTATCAGCTGCACATTTTACTACAGAAATTCTTTTAAGTATAGGTGCAGAAAAACAAATGGTTGGTACTGCTTATCCTGATAATCCAATACTACCATCTTTAAAAGAAAAATATGATAAAATTCCTATTTTATCTATGAAAAATCCAACAAAAGAACAATTCTATGCAGTTAAACCTGATTTTTTAACTGGATGGGATTCAACTGTTCAGGATAAAAATTTAGGTCCTATAAAAGAATTAGAAAAAAATGGAGTACAAGTTTATATCATGAAATCTTTACATAGTAGTGATATAAATCTAGTATTTGAAGATATTTTAAATTATGGGAAAATTTTTAATTTAGAAGACAATGCTAAAAAAGTTGTAAATAAGATGAAGGCTGATTTAGCAGCTGTACAAAAAAAATTACCTAAAAACAAAGTAAAAGTTTTTACATATGATAGTGGAGATAAAACACCTTTTGTAGTTGGTGGAGATAGTATAGGAAATACTATTATCACATTAGCTGGCGGAGATAATATATTTAAAAATATTAAGAAAGCATGGGCTGATGGAAATTGGGAAAAAGTATTAGTTGAAAATCCTGATATTATTCTTATTATTGATTATGGAGATCAATCAGCAGAAAGTAAAATAAAATTTTTAAAAGAAAAATCTCCTATAAAGGATTTAAAAGCGGTAAAAAATAATAAATTTGTTGTTATAGAACTTGCTGATATAACAGCAGGCATTAGAAATGTTGATGCTATAAAAAAATTAGCTAAGGCTTTTCATAATATAACTATTAAGTAA